One genomic segment of Sanyastnella coralliicola includes these proteins:
- a CDS encoding PorP/SprF family type IX secretion system membrane protein: MRYQILTTLAALFIFSCVANAQQEAGHAQNLMNMLRVNPAYAGYKETAVFTAFHRSQWVGFKGAPSTQTLSFDMPIKRGKFAWGGTINHDKIGPTSELSLMMDATARVQVNRTGFMSFGLKATASMFQTNFSDVTLTSTHYDQQDDFFSNNPQSVFMPNIGFGFFYHDRAHFVSVSVPRLLENQLDKKNSDAYAFSEGVVQPTAFLMAGKIWKIDRQFKFQPTLMMRATANAPLSIGANANLFIQDTFKVGAYYYYKEVAGAFIQYEVNKKLKFGYSVDVFAHRAITTNFGSHEIMASYQLKAKRKRIVYPRYF; encoded by the coding sequence ATGCGTTACCAGATACTAACTACCCTAGCTGCATTGTTCATTTTCTCTTGCGTTGCCAACGCGCAGCAAGAGGCCGGACATGCTCAAAACTTAATGAATATGTTGCGTGTCAATCCTGCTTATGCGGGATACAAAGAGACCGCTGTGTTTACCGCATTCCACCGTTCACAGTGGGTCGGTTTCAAAGGCGCTCCAAGCACGCAGACCTTGTCGTTCGACATGCCTATCAAGCGCGGTAAATTCGCTTGGGGAGGTACGATCAATCACGACAAGATCGGACCGACTAGCGAGTTGTCGTTGATGATGGATGCTACAGCACGAGTGCAAGTGAACCGTACTGGATTCATGAGCTTCGGATTGAAGGCAACAGCATCAATGTTCCAGACGAATTTCTCTGACGTAACGTTGACTTCTACGCACTACGATCAGCAGGATGACTTCTTCTCGAACAACCCGCAAAGCGTGTTCATGCCAAACATTGGCTTCGGATTCTTCTACCATGACCGTGCGCACTTTGTAAGTGTTTCTGTACCGCGTTTGTTGGAGAATCAGCTTGACAAAAAGAACTCTGATGCCTACGCTTTTAGTGAAGGTGTTGTGCAGCCTACAGCGTTCTTGATGGCAGGAAAAATCTGGAAGATTGACCGTCAGTTCAAGTTTCAGCCAACGTTAATGATGCGTGCTACAGCTAATGCACCGCTATCAATTGGCGCGAATGCGAACCTTTTCATACAAGATACGTTCAAGGTAGGTGCATACTACTACTATAAAGAGGTGGCCGGCGCTTTCATCCAATATGAGGTGAATAAGAAGCTGAAGTTCGGATACTCTGTGGATGTCTTTGCACACCGCGCGATCACGACAAACTTCGGTAGCCATGAAATCATGGCGTCTTATCAGCTCAAAGCGAAGCGTAAGCGTATCGTGTACCCTCGCTACTTCTAA
- a CDS encoding OmpA family protein, whose protein sequence is MKRLTLVLFILGLAMSAVSQEALIERGDKLFDKFNYGEALYYYQDAFAEDSTSIYSVRHIGLCMRKLGMMEESGLWFLKAIDMGSDVPEDKLYYAESLKAQMKYSKSVFWYARYSADRPEDRRAQKHIRDTQYFRDLWADSLKYEIHRLEINSDKPSFGMCRFNGRYVFCSAGINNSFLEEDAFDEVPFLDVYACDLDEEGEAINPERLNGNVNSKYHDGPAFFDENYQVMYVTRNNMKGGRPVYDKSGTANLQIYAMRLQNGDWSKAEGLPFNSDDFSTGHPTLDIESTRMIFVSNMLGGYGGTDLYEVRYTKNGWTEPVNLGPAINTEGNEMFPFISDEGILYFSSDGHAGLGGLDIFVAEISDEGYSEPINLGYPINSSKDDFGIHYNEIEEMGYFSSNRNGQGSDNIYRFSTVRFMQQIVALNFETDENVLMAGKFVTLRSLTMEEDSVIRLDENGSFQALLDAGHSFEVFMGQGETMSSEPILSFEIDEELTETFVDLGTFKVSKQALIDAGLIEEVIELQLAIAEGDSLGAAEKGAEIRGLLERLRDETHFLSNTEFDELTSSELIDNSELDRLVLEQDEVVKAKNAELRQYELNNIYFGFDSYAIRRSEREKATALIEIMENDPNVNVVVKAHTDSRGDENYNLLLSMRRAKSIEKYLAKYGIDKSRFKIAWVGESELFIDCEGQPCSEADHALNRRVEVLFVAGDPTALEEE, encoded by the coding sequence ATGAAACGATTAACGCTCGTTCTGTTCATTCTAGGCCTCGCTATGTCCGCGGTTTCCCAGGAAGCCCTGATCGAACGTGGTGATAAGCTTTTTGACAAATTCAATTATGGCGAAGCGCTTTACTATTATCAAGACGCTTTCGCGGAAGATTCTACATCTATCTATTCGGTGCGGCACATTGGTTTGTGTATGCGTAAACTGGGAATGATGGAAGAAAGTGGTCTGTGGTTCCTCAAAGCCATTGACATGGGCAGTGACGTTCCCGAAGACAAGCTGTACTACGCTGAGTCATTGAAGGCTCAGATGAAGTATTCCAAGTCTGTGTTCTGGTACGCACGCTATTCGGCCGATAGGCCAGAAGATAGAAGAGCTCAAAAACACATTCGAGACACGCAGTATTTCCGAGATCTGTGGGCTGATTCCCTGAAATATGAGATTCACCGTCTAGAGATCAACAGTGATAAGCCGTCGTTTGGTATGTGTCGCTTTAATGGTCGTTATGTTTTCTGCTCCGCAGGAATTAACAACTCCTTTCTAGAAGAAGACGCCTTTGATGAGGTGCCCTTCCTCGACGTCTATGCGTGTGATCTGGATGAAGAAGGAGAAGCGATCAATCCAGAACGATTGAACGGTAACGTAAACAGTAAATATCACGACGGACCAGCATTCTTTGACGAGAATTACCAGGTCATGTACGTAACGCGTAATAACATGAAAGGTGGTCGTCCGGTCTATGATAAGTCTGGTACGGCCAATCTTCAAATCTATGCGATGCGTCTTCAAAACGGCGACTGGAGTAAGGCTGAAGGACTGCCATTCAACTCTGACGATTTCTCCACCGGACACCCTACGCTCGATATCGAGTCAACTCGTATGATTTTTGTATCGAACATGTTGGGTGGGTACGGTGGAACTGATCTATACGAGGTTCGCTACACTAAAAATGGGTGGACGGAGCCTGTAAATCTTGGTCCTGCGATCAATACTGAAGGAAACGAGATGTTCCCATTCATCTCAGATGAAGGAATTCTATATTTCTCTTCAGATGGTCATGCTGGTCTTGGTGGTCTTGACATTTTCGTTGCTGAGATTAGCGATGAAGGTTATTCGGAACCAATCAACCTTGGTTACCCGATTAACTCGTCGAAAGACGATTTTGGAATCCATTACAATGAGATAGAAGAGATGGGTTACTTCTCTTCAAACCGAAACGGACAAGGATCGGATAACATCTATCGATTCAGCACCGTTCGCTTCATGCAACAGATTGTTGCCTTGAACTTTGAGACTGACGAAAACGTTTTGATGGCCGGGAAATTCGTGACCCTTCGTTCATTGACCATGGAAGAAGATTCTGTCATTCGACTTGACGAAAACGGAAGCTTCCAGGCCTTGTTAGATGCCGGACATAGCTTCGAAGTATTCATGGGTCAGGGCGAGACGATGAGCAGTGAGCCTATCCTGTCTTTTGAGATTGATGAAGAGCTCACTGAGACCTTTGTAGATCTTGGAACATTCAAAGTTTCCAAGCAAGCGTTGATTGACGCTGGTTTGATTGAAGAGGTAATTGAGCTTCAACTCGCTATCGCGGAAGGGGACTCTCTTGGTGCGGCAGAGAAAGGAGCAGAAATCAGGGGACTCTTGGAGCGATTGCGGGATGAAACCCACTTCTTATCCAATACTGAATTCGACGAGCTTACGTCCAGTGAACTCATTGACAACTCCGAATTGGATCGACTGGTCTTAGAACAAGACGAAGTCGTCAAAGCGAAAAATGCTGAATTGAGACAGTACGAGCTCAATAACATCTACTTCGGGTTCGATAGCTATGCTATTCGTCGCTCAGAGCGCGAAAAAGCAACAGCATTGATCGAGATCATGGAGAATGATCCGAACGTCAACGTGGTCGTCAAAGCCCACACAGACTCTCGTGGAGATGAAAACTACAACCTCCTTCTCTCGATGCGCCGAGCGAAGAGTATCGAGAAGTACTTAGCAAAGTACGGCATCGACAAATCGCGATTCAAAATTGCATGGGTAGGAGAAAGCGAGTTGTTTATCGACTGTGAAGGACAACCATGTTCCGAAGCAGACCACGCGCTCAACCGAAGAGTGGAGGTTTTGTTTGTGGCGGGAGATCCGACTGCGTTAGAGGAAGAGTAG
- the pyk gene encoding pyruvate kinase — protein MKRTKVVATIGPASSPKDVLKQMVQEGVDVVRLNFSHGAHEVHNEVIKTIREIDVELGTHTAILADLQGPKLRVGEVENNGVDLVAGKQLKITTKEMVGTAEKVFTNYEDFAKDVKPGESVLLDDGKLVLRIASTNGKDEVVCDIIHGGVLSSKKGINLPNTKISLPCLTPKDLVDLEFALEQNVDWIGLSFVRSARDIIELKHIIKDKEKHARVIAKIEKPEAMDEIDDIILETDAVMVARGDLGVEVPMQNVPLIQKSIIQKCISNSKPVIVATQMMETMITNITPTRAEVNDVANAMLDGADAVMLSGETSVGKHPVEVIKAMVKIIDEIERHDHIYYHEEPPAESNEDRFVSDSICYNACRLAKRVEAKAIVTMTFSGYTGFKVSSQRPRARTFVFTGNRKILTLMNLVWGVKAFYYDKMVSTDHTIADIKYILKKQGYLQEDDFVINIASMPISEQGMTNMLKLSKA, from the coding sequence ATGAAAAGAACCAAAGTAGTAGCTACGATAGGACCAGCGAGTTCTCCGAAGGATGTACTAAAGCAAATGGTACAGGAAGGAGTGGACGTTGTCCGCTTGAATTTCTCTCACGGCGCACATGAAGTGCACAATGAGGTGATCAAGACCATCCGAGAAATAGACGTTGAATTGGGTACGCACACCGCGATCCTCGCTGACCTTCAAGGTCCGAAGTTGCGTGTGGGAGAAGTAGAAAACAACGGAGTAGATCTCGTAGCTGGGAAGCAATTGAAAATCACAACGAAGGAAATGGTAGGAACAGCTGAAAAGGTGTTCACCAACTACGAAGACTTCGCTAAGGATGTAAAGCCAGGTGAATCTGTTCTTCTAGATGACGGTAAGCTGGTGCTACGAATCGCTTCCACGAATGGTAAAGACGAAGTGGTATGTGACATCATCCATGGAGGTGTATTGAGTTCGAAGAAAGGGATTAACCTTCCAAATACGAAGATCTCACTACCATGTTTGACGCCGAAGGATTTGGTTGACCTCGAGTTTGCGCTCGAGCAGAATGTTGACTGGATTGGGTTGTCATTCGTACGTTCAGCGCGAGATATCATTGAGCTGAAGCACATCATTAAAGACAAGGAGAAGCACGCTCGTGTTATCGCCAAAATCGAAAAGCCAGAGGCAATGGATGAAATCGATGATATCATCCTTGAAACTGACGCGGTTATGGTAGCACGTGGAGACCTTGGGGTAGAGGTGCCAATGCAGAACGTTCCGTTGATCCAGAAGTCGATTATACAGAAGTGCATTAGCAACTCGAAACCTGTCATCGTGGCTACACAGATGATGGAGACGATGATTACCAATATTACTCCAACACGTGCCGAAGTAAACGACGTTGCGAATGCGATGTTAGACGGCGCTGATGCGGTGATGTTGAGTGGAGAAACTTCAGTAGGTAAGCACCCAGTTGAAGTCATCAAGGCCATGGTGAAGATTATCGACGAAATTGAGCGCCATGATCACATTTACTACCACGAAGAGCCACCAGCAGAATCCAACGAAGATCGTTTCGTTTCTGATTCTATCTGCTACAATGCGTGCCGTCTAGCGAAACGAGTAGAAGCCAAGGCCATCGTAACCATGACATTCTCAGGCTACACTGGATTTAAGGTGTCATCACAGCGCCCTAGAGCAAGAACCTTCGTCTTCACTGGAAACCGCAAGATTCTCACGCTAATGAACCTTGTATGGGGTGTAAAGGCCTTCTACTATGATAAGATGGTCAGCACAGATCACACGATCGCTGACATCAAGTACATTTTGAAGAAACAAGGGTATCTGCAAGAAGACGATTTTGTCATCAACATCGCTTCAATGCCGATCTCAGAGCAAGGCATGACCAACATGCTGAAGCTGTCAAAAGCATAA